GCATTTATGCCCGACACGTCTAAAAATAGAGTAAATAAAAACTCTCTTCATTATAAAGAGAGTTTGTTAACTTTTCCATTATACCAAAAAGTAATAGGATGTCATGAGACTAGAGTTATAGTGATTTACACATGCTTATAGGTATGATCTGGAACTACAGTGACAGGACAAGGAGCCAAATGTAGTACCCCATAACTGACACTTCCCAATATGGCACTGATGACGGGGCCGTTCCCACGTGATCCCATGACGATGCTAACAGCCTCTTTTTCTTTCGCTTCTTCAGCAATTTCTATAGTAGGGACACCAATTCTTACTTTTGTTTCATAAGGCACTTTATCCGCTACAAGGGCAATAGCTTCTTGTAAGTGATCATTTCCTTCTTTTATTAGACTTTCTGTTTCTAATTGTTTATCCGTATTTTCACAAGAAAGGGTTGATTCTTTCTCTCGTTGCACGTTTAATAATAATAGAGAAGCTTCATAATGGTTTGCCATAGATATTGCATAGTCAAGTGCCTTTAATGAATGGGATGACCCGTCGATAGGTACAATAATCATTGCGATCCCTTCTTCCTTTTAGAATGCTAGCTACTACCTTAATATTAACTTGAAAAAAGCCATGTGTAAATGTTATACTTTAACATCATTAAACGTAAAGAGGGAATTTTATGAAGAAACAGTTTGCCATCATCGGACTCGGTCGATTCGGTTCAAGCATTTGCCGGGAACTTTATCATATGGGACATGAAGTCCTAGCGATTGATAAAGATAAGAAAAAGATCGAACAAATAGCGGATTTCACTACCCATAGCTTACTAGCAGATGGGACAGATGAAGCTGAATTAACAAAAATAGGCATACGGAATTTTAATCATGTGATTGTAGCCATTGCTGAGGATATTCAAGCTAGTATTCTTTGCACCTTACATTTGAAGGATATGGGAATTCCGAAAGTGTGGGTGAAAGCTCAAAACCACTATCATCATAAAGTTTTGGAAAAAATCGGAGCCGATAAAATTTTTCATCCTGAACATGATATGGGGAACCGCATTGCCCAATTTTTAACTTCCGAAAAGGTGATCGACTACATTGATTTGTCTGCTGACTATAGTATTGTAGAAATTCTTGGCACACCAAAAATTAATGGGAAAACACTTATTGAACTCGACATTCGCGCCCGATTCGGCTGTACCATTCTCGCTATTAAGCAAAATGGAAAAGTCAATATCACACCTGAACCAGACATTCCTCTTAACGCCGGTGATGTCTTTACTATGATTGGTAGCAAACAAGATTTACGCCGATTTCAAGAAGACGTTTTGTAACATAAAACACCCCTTCAATCAGTGGAAGGTTACGGACAATTATCTGTGATAAATATGATCTTCAACAAAAATCGATACAATGAGCGACGATGTAAAAATCCTCGCTCATTTTTTATTTACCTTAAACAAACAGTGCCTCTAGTCTGAAAACACCGAGTAGTGTGTCACCCATTACTAAAAGAGCTTTTGCTTAAGAGAACTGGCATTGCCACAAGACATCTTAACGCGTTTATACACATTGAAAAATAATCACTTATTTAACTACCAGTACAAAGAAGGAAAAGTTATTCATAGATTGTATAACAAAATTGTCAATCTTTTCTCGTGAATATGGTTTCTTTCACGATGCATTCATGGTTTAATATGGAGAGAAGGTATTTCTATATTATGCCAGTCCAACTGGGACGGCAAAAATTACACTTGGGGGTGCTGAACAATGAATGCCGTGGAACTAACGAACGTTTTAAAGCGTTTTTCAAATGGAAACGGCTGTGATATGACTATTCTATTTGAAAATATGGATTTCTCTGTTCGTGAAGGGGAACTCGTTGTAGTCTCAGGAGATCAAGGATCCGGCAAGTCAACACTGCTGCAGATGATAGCCGCCATGACACCTGCCAATAAAGGCACCGTTCATGTTTTTGGGGAAGATTTACTCTCCGTTCATAAGCGAACAGAATGGCGTTTAAATAACATCGGATTTATTAACGCTGACAGTTGCCTTATGCCCTATTTATCGGCACGCCAAAATCTGCTAATTGGGTTTAAGAAAGAAGATATTTGTTATGAAGATAAACAGGCTCAAGCTACAGCCATATTAAGTGAGCTCGGCTTCTCAGAGGAAACGATGGATGAATCAATCGAAGCACTCGATGACAAACAACAATTATTAGCTACTATCGGCCGGATTTTTATGACCCAGCCTAAGCTTATTTTAGCAGATGAACCTGCTAAAGCACTTAAAGAGGAAGAAAGTGAAGAACTACTCACTAAACTCATACATTTCTCTCGGCAACACGGGTTAACTGTCATCATTGCCACCAACGACTCATCAATCGTACAACAAGCTGATCGCCATGTTGTTTTGGAAGATCATCATCTCGTAGAATACCCAATCGAAAAAACCTGTCAATAAGCCTGCACAAGCGGGCTTTTTAAAGTGACATTAAAAACTTTCGACAAAAACTTTTCAGCCACCACTGTTTATAATGGCTAATATCGTCATAATACTGTAAGTGACACTAATACCGCCGACTCCGATAAGTAACATGATAATCATTATCTTTTTAACCTTATCCACGTTTATCAACACCTTTATGTAAACACCCCCACTTCTAGTATGCCAAGAAGCACTCTTAAAGTAAACCGAGCCTTTAATTCAGGACATTACCGTCCGTTATCTCCCACCAATATAAATTTATCTCTCCTCTCTATTTTGACGCGGGAGTTTTTAAGAACGGTTATCTGTGATAAAGCCCCAAACATGATGGACGATTCTTTTAAAAGGTTTTAACACAGAAACTTTTCAACTTAACATGACATTCCCTCGCCATCTCTCCATCATAGCCCTTCTTATGTGCACGAGGGCAGAAGCCCACTCACCCATTCGCTTCACAACATATGTTAATACTGGATGAACGGTCAAAGAGGTGAGGAGAATGAGTGACAGAAAAAAACGTGAGATTCAACCTATTCATGAAAAACCTTTTGGAGATATTTTGCATTCAATGGACCATTTTTTTACTCAGGCTATTCAACATTTCCACACACCGAGAGTAATCCCGGTGCACCAATACGAAACAGCTGATGAGTATATTATTGAGGCTGAATTGCCAGGTATTAAAAAAAATCAAATCAATCTCGATATTTTCCAAAATTATATTAAGATCAGTGTTCAAGATGAAGCTTTTACCGAAAAAAAAGATGATGCACATAAAATAACAGAGCAATCATTACGTTATCAACGAGCTGATCGCCTAGTAACCCTTCCATTTGCAGTTAATCAATCGGACGTAAAAGCGAGTTTGTCCCAAGGATTATTAGTTATCCGAATTCCAAACAGACGCAAGCGTATTCCAATTGATACGAAGGAGGTGTAGAGATGTTCTTTTCTCATCCGTCCCAGCACCACCCATATCAACAGCAACATCCCTATCATCATCCCTATCCTCCACCCCATCAAGGGCCTTATCAATGGCCACAACCGCCTGCTCATGGGTATAACCCTGCGCCTCACCAACAACAAGGTGGGCAACAAAATCCCGGTGCAAAGCTTATGAGCGCCTTTCAAACGAGTGATGGGAAATTTGATATCCAAAAAGCTATGACAACGATGGATCAAGTAGTCAAAACGGCTAACCAAGTAAGTCCCCTCGTTAAGCAAGTTGGCAGTTTCTTTACAACAAAAACGTAACAGAGATAAAGCCCTCTCTGTTACGTTTTTCATTTATTATCTGTATATAAGTGGCTTTGGCAAAAATCTGAATACGGTTGACTGCTGTCGAAAGTGACCCCCCGCTACTTTCCTACCATGTAGGCACGTTCATACACCCTTAAGGACTTATTTAATTTAAGGATCTAGCACACCCCTTTGCCACACTTCGCTCACCTAACAAACCTTATCATTCGTTTCCATGTCAAAGTAATTTTTGCTATGCCTTCCTCACATTTCTCCCGGTTGTTATAAAGCTAAGCTTCAATCAGTGGGCGTTTTCCTTCATCCCCCACTGATTGTTCGTTTAACTTATTGCGACCTTTAGGGGCAGTTTATCCCCCACCTAAACTTTTCGACCTTCTTAAGTTTTCAGGTGGGGGGTTTACTGACCCTTAAGAGTGAGATAAATGTTTATGACCGCTTTATTTCTGACAATATGTTACACTGTCTATAAAATACGCTGGGAAGGAGATGAACGTATGAATGACACTATAAAAATGATGCTGAATCACCGTTCAATAAGAAAATTTAAAGATGACCCACTCTCTCAGGAAGACATTACAACAATCATACAAGCTGCCCAGATGGCTTCCACTTCTAGTTTTATTCAAGCTTATACGATAATAGGGGTAACAAATAAAGCGGTCAAATCTGAATTAGCACATCTATCAGGACCTCAGCCTTACGTTGAACAAAACGGACATTTTTTTGTGTTTTGTGCTGATCTTTATCGTCACACTATCGCTGGCACAATGGAAAAGACGGCTGTTACGACATCCTTAGAGTCAACAGAAAAATTTATGGTGGCAGTCATTGATGCCTCACTCGCCGCTCAAAACGCAACTATAGCTGCCGAATCCATGGGATATGGTATTTGTTATATTGGTGGCTTACGAAATGATATGGAAAAAGTCTCACAGTTACTGTCTTTACCTGATTATGTGATCCCATTATTCGGACTCGCAGTCGGTATCCCAGATACCCAATCAGACCAAAAACCACGGCTACCTATGAATAGTATCTACTATGAAAATACGTATCCTAATGACACACATACTATTTACACGGATTTAGAAAGCTACAATGACACAATTGCCAACTACTATAATGAACGGACACACGGTGAGCGACAAGATCGATGGACTGAACAAGTATCGCGCATGTTGAACAAACCAAAACGAACAGACATGAAAAAGGTGGTGCAACAAAAAGGTTTCTTAAGAGACTAGTCCTTTTAAAAAGTATCACATATGTTAAGAAGCGCTATCATAACGCCCTTAATGCCACAACGTCTAGCCTACTCAACCATACACCTCTGTTAAATGACGTACAAACTAACAAGCAAGTAAAAATGATTCGAAACTGTTAAAATAAAGGGCGTAACCGATGTAAACTAATTTTATAAAGGAGGCTATCATCATGACACAAAAGATGAATGTAGAAAGTTTTAACTTAGACCATACAAAAGTAAAAGCGCCTTACATCCGCTTAGCAGGAACAACAAAAGGCGCTGCGGGAGATATTATTTATAAGTACGACCTTCGATTTTGCCAGCCTAATAAAGATCATATGGATATGCCTGGCCTTCATTCCTTGGAACATATGATGGCAGAGTTTAGCCGAAATCATCACCAACAAATCGTTGACATCAGTCCAATGGGGTGTCAAACAGGCTTTTATTTATCTATCATTAATGATGACAACTACGAGACGGTCATTAAGCTCGTAGAAAAGACGCTAAACGATGTGTTAACTGCAACGGAAGTACCTGCGTGCAACGAAGTCCAGTGTGGCTGGGCTGCCTCCCACTCCCTTAAGGGTGCCAAGGATATTGCCCGTGATATGCTAGCCCATAAAGAGGAATGGCGAGATATTTTCCGCTAACTTACCTTATCTTACGACAAAAAACGGTCTGCTTATAGTTAAGCAAGGCCGTTGTTTCTATCTGTTCGGTTTTTCTATAATGCTTTTCCTAATTGTAACATGAAGGATGTCTGCATCATAAAGCTAAGCTTCAATCAGTGGGCGTTTTCCTTCATCCCCCACTGATTATTCGTTTAACTTGGGACCTTTAGGGGCAGTTTATCCCCCACCTAAACTTTCGACCTTCTTAAGTTTTGAGATGGGGGTTTTACTGCCCCTTAAGAGTGGGATAAAATGGATTTGAGACAGGTCAGCTTTTGCCACACCATCTATAAATCTGAAGACGGCCAGCTGCAACAGGAAAATTATACCCATAAAACGAGCCTTCATTCAGCGGGATCTCCCACTGATTGGTAGTTGAGTGAATTAAGCCATTAGCGTCTGTGCTAAGAAATTAGCTTTACTTTCTGTATCATTAGCTACCATCTCTTACTGACGCATCCCTATCAGGTTAAAAGCTTTCAAGTCCCTTAACCTTACATTGATTAAGCTAGTGATCTGAAACTCAATGATAGCAACATCTTCTTTTCTCATCTCGTTTCAATGAAAGCGCCAACAGTGAGGCATGCTTTCCACTAGCCATGCATACGTCTCTTCCAATTAGGAATAATTAGGGAACTATCTCACATTACCATGTCACGTCGATAAATATGGTAAACTATTAGTAAGCTTAACTAGAAGAGGAGTGTCAGCAGATGTCCAAGAAACAACCTGTTCATTGTCACGTCGTTGAAGCCGCTGCAAGAACGTTATTAAAGGAACGTGGCGTAGAACTAGAAGCCATCGCACAAATCGTTTATGATATGCAAAGTGAATATAATGAGTCACTATCTATGAAAGAATGTTTGGAAAGTGTTGACGCAGTTCTAGAAAAACGAGAAATTCAACATGCCATTCTTGTAGGCATTGAATTAGATAAATTAGCTGAACAGAAAAAATTATCTGAACCGCTTCAATCGATTGTTGAAATGGATGAAGGTTTATTTGGAGTTGACGAAACAATTGCCATCGGTTCAGTGTTTGGTTATGGTAGTATCGCCGTTACCACATTCGGGTATCTCGATAAACAAAAGATCGGTATCATTAAACAACTTGACTCAAAACCCGGTGATCGTGTTCACACGTTCCTAGATGATTTAGTCTGTAGTATAGCAGCCAATGCTTCCAGCCGACTTGCTCACCGAATACGTGACCGAGAAGAAGACTTACGTGAAGACGAAATTAAGCATCGTGATGAAGAAGAACGTATTGGCTAATGATCATTAAACGAACCTTCAATCAGTGGGAGTTTTCCTTCATCCTCCACTGATTGTTCGTTTAACTTATCGAACCTTTAGGGGCAGTTTATCCCCCACCTAAACTTGTCGATCTTCTTAAGTTTTGAGGTGGGGTTTTACTGCCCCTTAAGAGTGGGATAAACTTAAGCTACCTTCTTGATTCTAGTTCATAACGGTGGTAGGATTTTGTTCAATGAATCTTTATCAGGAGATGGAAAAATGTCACGTAAACCAAAATGGATTTATTGGAAACAAATTTTCCCTTCAAAGTTTCAAGCAAGTTGTCAAAAAGCTAAGATAGAAGACAATTGGATAAATGGCTATGAGGTAGGCCCTTTAGTTGAAATTCGCAAACTTAAAGATGATCGCTATATCGTCCGTTATACGTTTGATGAATAACAGGCTCCCCTTTCATATAGCAATTGTAAAGGCTGGGATTCAATGTGGTTAGCATACGAAACAAGACGGCAGAGTAGAACCCCCATTCATGTTAAATTTACTTTAACAACCTAACAAGACGCCTATTATTATTTTTAGAACCTACGAGAAATTTACAGTTATCTTTTTTCAACTCCGTCTCCCCTCCTTAATATGTAAAAAAATCACAAAAATCTACTTAACGAAAGTTTTCGAGGGTCACTTATACGATTGTATTCATCAAATCACTGATGAACTGCATTGTTATTGTGTGTCCTTTGTATATGACAGCTTCTAATAGAAGGCATTCTGTTTAGGCTCTGAACACGTCATATGATGAAATTGGAAGTTATGATAGCACCAATGAACACTCATGGATAAAACATCAACTATATGAGTTCTTTAGGTGTTATCCCCATGTTATGTGTGATTAATTCTCTATAGACTAATTATAATTCCTACGTTTTTCAGAGCCTTTTTTCAAGAGGTTTTCGTCATCCGACAAAAATTTTCAATAAAACTATTGACTCTGGCTTATTTTTCTTATATATTAATATTTGTCGTCACATTTAGTTCCGTTAGCTCAGTTGGGAGAGCGCCACCTTGACAGGGTGGAGGTCACTGGTTCGAGCCCAGTACGGGACACCATAAAAAAACGCTAAACCCCTTGGTACACAAGGGGTTTTATTTTTGGTTTAAATTAACAAAAACACCATTACCCTATTTTTGGGACCAACGAGAAAAAATATTGATTTTCAGAACAAATGTTTGTATGTTAATAGTGAGGTGATTACATGACAGACTCAGAACGTAAAGTGTATCGTATTGTATTTAATCATAATCATTTAAAAGGACAGCACACTAAATATAGCAACTTACTTAAATTCACAGGTAAAACGCCCAAAGACTTGGACAAGGCACTTGATGCACTCGTGGAAAAGCAACTCGTCTGGTGGGATAAGGACAAAAGTAAGGATGTGGCGTTGAGGGAGAAACAGTGGTAAGTGTTTTCTTTGACTTGTTACAAAAGCGATCAGCAGAGATTAAATCAACGACTGATCCAAGGGAGAAAGAACTGGCGAGACTTGAAGCTGAGCAAGCGGCCATCGAAGCAGAGGAAGCACGCCTAGTTGAACAGCAAGCGTAGAAGAGGACAAATCGTGGTGGTCGAAAACAGTCTCAGCTGTGGTGGACACGGTGGAAAAAGCAGTGGATACGGTTGGCAATGCCGGCGTCAAGTGCGTATAATTATGTCACAGCGAACCCCACCGCAAGCCTCTCAACGGTCGTTGATTTCGTCCCAGTCGTCGGTAATCTAAATGCTGGTATCGAATCTGTCACAGGTCGGCGTTTAGAACCGTGGGAGCGCGCGGTCCCTGGTGGTGCTATTCTCGGCGGAACAGCAGTTAAAGGTGCTAGTTTGCGAAGAATACAGATAATGTTGGATATATGGTAATAACTTCGGAAATGTAACTAAACAGACTGGAAACACTCCAAAAAATGTATTTAAACACGAGATATTAAAAAAAGATTATAAGTACACTCAACGATACGGCACTAATTCTAAGAAAGAGCTAATAGATGGTAGAATCCGTTATTATGATTCTGTCCAACCTGCCAAAAAACCAGGTGAAATGATCGGACGAAGAAAAGTACAAGAGTTAAATCCTAATACAGGACAAGTAAGAACTTGGCATGAAACGTTAGGTAGTGGAGGGGAAATTAGACAAGTAAGACCGCAACTCGGGCCTGACAAAACTCATTATCAATTTGATATAAATGGAAACTACATAGGAAAGTGGTGATCTTTTGTATAAGCCAACAGTCAAAGAAATCATTCACCAATTAAGATTAGTATTAGACGGCTCTTTAACTAGAGAAGAAGTATCTAACTGGGCAGAAAATTTGAGTCAAGAATTAGAAAAAGAGCAAGGGTTAAAAGATAACGATTTGCTAGTGTGGAAATACTTAGATATCGTTTCCGGTATTGATCTAAAAGATTCTCCAACCAGCTATTTGCATACTGAAGAAGAGATTATGGAGTGGATAAAAGACTTTAACAATGAATATGCTTCTAAACGTACATTATGATTTTTGTCTACCATTACTTAACGAAGGCCCACCGGCAATTGGCGGGCTTAATACGTTTTATTTCGTGAAGTCTTCATGCGAGTTATAATCGCGATCACCGACCATCCTATTTAGTGTCGTAGGCTCGGCCTTCCTCGGTTTCATCTCTCCGTTGGACTCCTCTAGTTTTTCGGCAATGTCGGCCAGGGCGAAGAAAAAGAACGCGCACACTACGCCAAGCAGTGTTATGCCGCCCGCATACCACCAACGCAAAGGATGCTCAACGGCTGCGGTTATGTCGAGATTAATACCAACAATTAACACGGCTACCACGCCTATAACGAGTGTTGCTACCACTAGCTTGCGGATCATTCCGACGTTACCATGTTAGAGGCACTCTTCGTTTTTTCTATTGCACATCTATACCAATAATAGTTAATTTAAACATACGGAAAGAGACTTTAGCTCCATCGCCGTATAAACGTAAGCGCGAAACGATTTACGCATCATTCCCGTTTTATACGTAAATAGACGTCTTAAGCACGTTTACGGTGTGATCTATTAGCCCTTTAATCTCGCGTTTAAATAACACCGGTTATCATAAGGCGTGTATTTCGGTAGCAAGAAAGAACGACCGTGCTGCTTTCGTAAATTCGGTCCGGTTTGTCTTTATCCCACGTAAGTTAATTGTTTATTGTCACGATATACTTGATTAATAGTCCCTCCACCGAGACATTCTTCCCCTTGATAGAAAACAATTGCTTGACCAGGTGCTATAGCACGAATCGGTTTATGGAAAATTACTTGAACCTTAGAATCATCCAATCGTTTTACTGTTACCTTATTGTCCGATTGACGATAGCGGAATTTAGCAGTACATTCAACTGTATCAGGTATAACACCCTCCCGGATCCAATTTATATCTTTAGCCATGATGCTGTCTGAATAGAGCATTTCATTGTGGAAACCTTGTCCAACATAAAGTACATTCCTTTCTAAATCTTTTCCAATTACAAACCATCGCTCACCGTCTCCGCCAATACCCAATCCACGCCTTTGTCCAATTGTGTAGTACATTAATCCATCATGTTGTCCGACCACTTTCCCATCAAATGTTTCCATTTTCCCCTTTTGTGCTGGCAAATAACCACTTATAAACTCTTTGAAATTGCGTTCACCAATAAAACAAATGCCTGTGCTATCTTTTTTAGATGCTGTCGTTAAACTGGCTTTGGCAGCTAATTCTCTTACTTTTGGCTTTTCCATGTCACCTATCGGAAATAACACCTTACTTAACTGCTTCTCTGTTAATTGATTAAGAAAATAAGTCTGATCCTTATTTTTATCTTCCCCTCTTAACATGTGAACTTTTCCGTCTTCCCTGACCACTCGTGCATAATGTCCTGTAGCCACATAATCAGCTCCAAGACTCATGGCATGATTTAAAAATGCCTTAAACTTGATTTCCTTATTGCATATAACATCAGGATTCGGCGTTCTTCCCGTCTTATATTCTTCAAGAAAGTAAGTAAATACTTTATCCCAATACTGCTTTTCAAAATTCACTGAATAATAGGGAATAGCCAGTTGACTGCAGACGCGCATAACGTCCTCGTAATCTTCTGTAGCCGTACAAACACCAAACTCGTCTGTATCGTCCCAGTTCTTCATGAATATTCCGATTACGTCATAGCCTTGCTCTTTAAGAAGCATGGCTGCAACGGAAGAATCGACTCCGCCTGACATTCCTACAACGACACGTGTGTCTTTTGGTTCTTTCTCCATTTGTTATTCTCCTGTCTTTCTATAATTCTTTCTATCATAAAACAGTAATCCCTACCGCTAGGGGGAGGTAAAGATCATAATATGGTTTACACTTCCCTTTACACTCTATGAAATGCCCACTTTTAATAATGTTTCTAAATCTTCTTTACTATAATAGTAGTTTTCATTACAAAAATGGCCATCCGTATCTATCATATCTCGGATTTCTTCGCTTCCTAGACTGATAATAGCGTTCGAGATTCTATCTCTAGAACACTCACATCGGAATTGAACTGGGATTTTTTCAAGAATAGTCATATTTTTTTCACCAAGTAATTGTTTAAGGATGAATTCTGGTGTTACACCTTGCCCTATCATCGAAGGAATGGAAGGTGTCGGATGGTCTTTTCTTCAGTATTTGGCAACAGCTGAATAATAAAGCCTCCAGCTGCTTGGATAGTAAAGTCCGTGTTTACAAGGACACCTACACCAACAGAGGAAGCTACTTGTTCGGAATGCAATAAATAAGAAGCAAAATCCTCACCGATTTAACCGGATGCAATGGGAACCTGCCCAATAAAGGGTTGATTTAGACCAATATCTTTGGTTACGGAAATAACTCCATTTGTTCCCACTGATGATTTAATATCAAGTAAACTCAGCTGATTTAGTCCTGCATCCGCATGGGGATTTGAAACGTTCCCTCTCACTTCACCCTTAGCATTTGCATCAACTAAGGTGTTCCCAATTGGGCCACCACCATTCATTTTTATGGTTAGTTTTTCTTCCCCTTTTAGCATGATGCCAAGTATAACTCCTGCTGTCATAGCACGTTCCAGAACCACAGTACTGACCACTAGCATATCATGGCGGCGCCTTGCTTCCTCGACCGTTTCGGTTTTAATCGCGGCATCTGCACGGACTTGCTTGTTATGAGCAATTGCTTTTACTATATAATCCTTCACTTTAATCTCTCATTCTTTTAATCTTTTTTTAACTTGTGGACTTTTGCTGGTGTTACATCATTCCCAAGTGAATCCTGTAT
The Salipaludibacillus sp. LMS25 DNA segment above includes these coding regions:
- a CDS encoding phosphatidylglycerophosphatase A is translated as MSKKQPVHCHVVEAAARTLLKERGVELEAIAQIVYDMQSEYNESLSMKECLESVDAVLEKREIQHAILVGIELDKLAEQKKLSEPLQSIVEMDEGLFGVDETIAIGSVFGYGSIAVTTFGYLDKQKIGIIKQLDSKPGDRVHTFLDDLVCSIAANASSRLAHRIRDREEDLREDEIKHRDEEERIG
- the mnmA gene encoding tRNA 2-thiouridine(34) synthase MnmA: MEKEPKDTRVVVGMSGGVDSSVAAMLLKEQGYDVIGIFMKNWDDTDEFGVCTATEDYEDVMRVCSQLAIPYYSVNFEKQYWDKVFTYFLEEYKTGRTPNPDVICNKEIKFKAFLNHAMSLGADYVATGHYARVVREDGKVHMLRGEDKNKDQTYFLNQLTEKQLSKVLFPIGDMEKPKVRELAAKASLTTASKKDSTGICFIGERNFKEFISGYLPAQKGKMETFDGKVVGQHDGLMYYTIGQRRGLGIGGDGERWFVIGKDLERNVLYVGQGFHNEMLYSDSIMAKDINWIREGVIPDTVECTAKFRYRQSDNKVTVKRLDDSKVQVIFHKPIRAIAPGQAIVFYQGEECLGGGTINQVYRDNKQLTYVG
- a CDS encoding YppG family protein, which encodes MFFSHPSQHHPYQQQHPYHHPYPPPHQGPYQWPQPPAHGYNPAPHQQQGGQQNPGAKLMSAFQTSDGKFDIQKAMTTMDQVVKTANQVSPLVKQVGSFFTTKT
- a CDS encoding TrkA family potassium uptake protein, whose amino-acid sequence is MKKQFAIIGLGRFGSSICRELYHMGHEVLAIDKDKKKIEQIADFTTHSLLADGTDEAELTKIGIRNFNHVIVAIAEDIQASILCTLHLKDMGIPKVWVKAQNHYHHKVLEKIGADKIFHPEHDMGNRIAQFLTSEKVIDYIDLSADYSIVEILGTPKINGKTLIELDIRARFGCTILAIKQNGKVNITPEPDIPLNAGDVFTMIGSKQDLRRFQEDVL
- a CDS encoding pre-toxin TG domain-containing protein; this translates as MPASSAYNYVTANPTASLSTVVDFVPVVGNLNAGIESVTGRRLEPWERAVPGGAILGGTAVKGASLRRIQIMLDIW
- a CDS encoding Hsp20/alpha crystallin family protein; the encoded protein is MSDRKKREIQPIHEKPFGDILHSMDHFFTQAIQHFHTPRVIPVHQYETADEYIIEAELPGIKKNQINLDIFQNYIKISVQDEAFTEKKDDAHKITEQSLRYQRADRLVTLPFAVNQSDVKASLSQGLLVIRIPNRRKRIPIDTKEV
- a CDS encoding citrate synthase; the encoded protein is MIGRRKVQELNPNTGQVRTWHETLGSGGEIRQVRPQLGPDKTHYQFDINGNYIGKW
- the nfsA gene encoding oxygen-insensitive NADPH nitroreductase produces the protein MNDTIKMMLNHRSIRKFKDDPLSQEDITTIIQAAQMASTSSFIQAYTIIGVTNKAVKSELAHLSGPQPYVEQNGHFFVFCADLYRHTIAGTMEKTAVTTSLESTEKFMVAVIDASLAAQNATIAAESMGYGICYIGGLRNDMEKVSQLLSLPDYVIPLFGLAVGIPDTQSDQKPRLPMNSIYYENTYPNDTHTIYTDLESYNDTIANYYNERTHGERQDRWTEQVSRMLNKPKRTDMKKVVQQKGFLRD
- a CDS encoding universal stress protein, with amino-acid sequence MIIVPIDGSSHSLKALDYAISMANHYEASLLLLNVQREKESTLSCENTDKQLETESLIKEGNDHLQEAIALVADKVPYETKVRIGVPTIEIAEEAKEKEAVSIVMGSRGNGPVISAILGSVSYGVLHLAPCPVTVVPDHTYKHV
- a CDS encoding ATP-binding cassette domain-containing protein → MNAVELTNVLKRFSNGNGCDMTILFENMDFSVREGELVVVSGDQGSGKSTLLQMIAAMTPANKGTVHVFGEDLLSVHKRTEWRLNNIGFINADSCLMPYLSARQNLLIGFKKEDICYEDKQAQATAILSELGFSEETMDESIEALDDKQQLLATIGRIFMTQPKLILADEPAKALKEEESEELLTKLIHFSRQHGLTVIIATNDSSIVQQADRHVVLEDHHLVEYPIEKTCQ
- a CDS encoding S-ribosylhomocysteine lyase: MTQKMNVESFNLDHTKVKAPYIRLAGTTKGAAGDIIYKYDLRFCQPNKDHMDMPGLHSLEHMMAEFSRNHHQQIVDISPMGCQTGFYLSIINDDNYETVIKLVEKTLNDVLTATEVPACNEVQCGWAASHSLKGAKDIARDMLAHKEEWRDIFR